A stretch of the Methanofervidicoccus abyssi genome encodes the following:
- the thiC gene encoding phosphomethylpyrimidine synthase — MTQMIDAKNKIITEEMKEVAKKERIDPERLRKLIARGYVVIPKNVHRDTTPVGIGEGLRTKVNVNIGTSPDCVDIEMEIRKTEIANKYGADAIMDLSTGGNLPEIRKTIMKHTKLPIGTVPIYEVGVESKKKYGSVVDMDEDLIFKVIERQAKEGVDFMTLHCGITKETVETLKKSNRIMGIVSRGGAFLAAYIIHHGKENPLYENFNYLLEILKEYDVTISLGDGMRPGCLCDGTDRAQIHELIVLGELVERCREAGVQAMVEGPGHIPLNNIESNVRLQKSICKNAPFYVLGPVVTDMAPGYDHITAAIGGAIAGYAGANFLCYVTPAEHVRLMKEEDVKEGLIATKIAAQAADIARGNKIAWEMEKEMALARKHHLWEKQFQLAFDKEKPKKMREELPSSNEKACSVCGDLCALLIAESIFKD; from the coding sequence ATGACTCAGATGATAGATGCCAAAAATAAGATAATAACAGAAGAGATGAAGGAAGTTGCTAAAAAGGAGAGAATAGATCCTGAGAGGTTGAGAAAACTTATTGCCAGGGGATACGTTGTTATCCCAAAAAATGTTCATAGAGATACAACACCTGTTGGTATTGGAGAAGGTTTAAGAACAAAGGTAAATGTAAATATTGGGACCTCTCCAGACTGTGTAGATATAGAAATGGAAATAAGAAAAACTGAAATTGCCAACAAATACGGTGCAGACGCTATAATGGACTTAAGTACTGGAGGAAACTTACCTGAGATAAGAAAAACTATTATGAAGCACACTAAATTACCTATAGGGACTGTACCTATATACGAGGTAGGAGTTGAGTCCAAGAAGAAGTATGGAAGCGTAGTAGATATGGATGAAGATTTAATATTTAAGGTCATAGAGAGGCAGGCTAAGGAAGGGGTAGATTTTATGACTCTTCACTGCGGTATCACTAAGGAAACTGTGGAAACTTTGAAGAAGAGTAATAGAATAATGGGGATAGTAAGTAGAGGAGGGGCATTTTTGGCTGCATATATCATCCATCATGGTAAGGAAAATCCTCTCTACGAGAACTTTAACTACCTGTTAGAGATACTGAAGGAGTATGATGTAACTATAAGTTTAGGAGATGGGATGAGGCCTGGATGTCTATGTGATGGTACAGATAGGGCTCAGATACATGAACTTATTGTACTGGGTGAACTTGTAGAGAGGTGTAGGGAGGCTGGGGTGCAGGCCATGGTAGAAGGTCCTGGTCATATTCCTCTCAACAACATAGAGAGTAACGTAAGGCTACAGAAATCCATCTGTAAAAATGCTCCCTTCTATGTACTAGGTCCTGTTGTAACAGATATGGCACCAGGTTACGATCATATCACTGCAGCTATAGGGGGAGCCATTGCTGGATATGCAGGTGCAAACTTCCTATGTTATGTTACCCCTGCAGAACATGTTAGACTGATGAAGGAGGAGGATGTAAAGGAGGGACTTATTGCTACAAAGATAGCAGCCCAGGCTGCAGATATTGCAAGAGGTAATAAGATAGCTTGGGAGATGGAGAAAGAGATGGCCCTCGCTAGGAAACATCACCTATGGGAGAAACAGTTTCAACTAGCCTTTGATAAGGAGAAACCTAAGAAGATGAGAGAAGAATTGCCTTCTTCTAATGAGAAAGCTTGTAGTGTCTGTGGAGATCTCTGTGCTTTATTGATAGCGGAGAGTATATTTAAGGATTAA
- a CDS encoding deoxyuridine 5'-triphosphate nucleotidohydrolase: MILGPKLSKKFVEIMDDTQVQQCGIDLRVGSIYRIEGEGVLDYSNEKRKLPSYRKIFSSENDIKISLDRGIYLIKVADKIKIPEDMAALVYPRSSLLRMGCTLYTAVHDPGYEGYPEYLLNVMNPITIYRYARVAQILFIRSSGVVGTYSGIYQKR; this comes from the coding sequence ATGATCTTAGGACCTAAGCTATCTAAGAAGTTCGTAGAGATAATGGATGATACACAGGTACAACAGTGTGGTATAGATCTGAGAGTTGGGAGTATATATAGGATAGAAGGAGAAGGAGTCCTAGACTACAGCAATGAAAAGAGAAAACTTCCAAGTTATAGAAAGATATTCTCTTCAGAGAATGACATTAAGATCTCCCTTGACAGAGGAATATATCTTATAAAGGTGGCAGATAAAATTAAGATACCTGAAGATATGGCTGCCTTGGTATATCCAAGGAGTAGTTTATTAAGAATGGGATGTACTCTATACACTGCAGTACATGATCCAGGATACGAAGGATATCCTGAGTATCTTTTAAATGTGATGAACCCCATCACAATATATAGGTATGCGAGGGTTGCCCAGATCCTCTTTATCAGAAGTAGTGGTGTAGTTGGTACCTACTCCGGTATTTATCAGAAAAGATAA
- the fen gene encoding flap endonuclease-1: protein MGVQFGDFIPKKEITLKDLKGKTLAIDSMNILYQFLSSIRLKDGSPLRNSKGEITSTYNGLFYKNIYMLEEGITPVWIFDGKPPKLKYMTWKERKKMKEKAEEEYKKAKEEGKLEEMYKYAKRVNYLDPKIINNSKKLLKLMGIPYVEAPSEGEAQCSYMVKKGDAYGVVSQDYDALLYGASRVVRNITTNKPLELIELDTVLNHLGITLEDLIDMAILIGTDYNIGGVKGIGPKKALEIVKNKKMKLYSKYIPNYEEIKEIFRNPKITDNYEIKLEYPDIEGLKKFLIDEMDFSEKRVLPHIKKLEKIHERKYQSTLEAWF from the coding sequence ATGGGAGTGCAGTTTGGTGATTTTATCCCAAAGAAGGAGATAACCTTAAAGGATCTCAAGGGTAAAACCTTGGCTATAGATTCGATGAATATTCTATATCAGTTTCTCTCCAGTATAAGATTGAAGGATGGTAGTCCCTTGAGGAATTCAAAGGGAGAGATCACATCTACCTACAACGGTCTCTTCTATAAGAATATATACATGTTGGAAGAAGGTATTACTCCTGTATGGATTTTCGATGGAAAACCACCTAAGTTGAAGTACATGACATGGAAGGAGAGAAAGAAGATGAAGGAAAAGGCAGAAGAGGAATATAAAAAGGCGAAGGAGGAAGGAAAATTGGAAGAGATGTACAAGTATGCAAAGAGAGTTAACTATCTAGATCCAAAGATAATAAATAACTCAAAGAAACTGTTAAAACTTATGGGAATACCATACGTGGAGGCACCTTCAGAGGGAGAGGCCCAGTGTTCCTACATGGTGAAGAAGGGAGATGCCTATGGAGTAGTTAGTCAGGATTACGATGCACTTCTCTATGGAGCTAGTAGAGTCGTTAGAAACATAACTACAAATAAGCCTTTGGAGTTGATAGAGTTGGATACTGTATTAAATCATCTGGGTATAACCTTGGAGGATCTCATAGATATGGCGATACTCATAGGTACAGATTACAACATAGGAGGGGTAAAGGGTATAGGTCCAAAGAAGGCGTTAGAGATTGTAAAGAATAAGAAGATGAAACTCTATTCAAAGTACATTCCAAACTATGAGGAGATAAAGGAGATATTCAGAAATCCAAAGATAACTGACAACTACGAGATAAAGTTAGAGTATCCAGATATAGAGGGCTTAAAGAAGTTTCTTATAGATGAGATGGACTTTTCAGAGAAACGTGTGCTCCCACATATTAAAAAGTTGGAGAAAATACATGAGAGAAAGTACCAATCTACATTAGAGGCATGGTTCTAA